The region TTAATTAAGCAATATCACATGAGAGGGAGAGCTGTTGTACTGCATATTGTAGGTACGAGGCCCAGGCCGAAAGCTGAAAAAAGGTGTTTgtgggggaaaataaataaacggcaGATCAAAATTCCTCTTCAGAAATTGCTCTTTGTCAGGGTTGTTTGGGGGGTGAAGCCGATCCAAGCATGTGCTGGGTGCCACCTGCATGTATAGCATTACTGCATTGTCTATAGCATTCACAGCACCACTGTGCtgccacacaaaataaaatcttgAAACAGCAACCTTTAAATTGTACTTATAATTAGTTCTGCAGCACGGTTACAACTATATTACAAGCAATGACTGCTGACTGACTCCTTGGAGAAGAGAACCAGATATTTTTTGTAGTGTGTTTTGAATATCCATAAGGCATATCAATAACACTGTAGGCTATATGTTCAAACAATGTAGGTTATAACGTGGATCACTGAGGTGTCCCTTATGCAATTCTTTAATGTGATTCTACGTGACACAAGGAGgcattttactttacatttttatttcaaacaagcaaaataatCGTCTCGCGGTTGTATGCCTCTGCTAAGCAGTCGAATTGCAGTTTACATCCCTGTCTGCGCAAACTCATTTCTGTTACCTATaatgtaaacaacattaaatgttttctgaatATTTAGTTAAAGGCAGAGAAGTGGAATGATAAAACCATTAAAAGTATTTgattagaaaaaatgttttaatcaaaTTGAACAAGTTTAACCAACattgtatgaatttatttgatttgcaccATCCTCGAGTAGTcgaggagggttagggtggcTGTGCAGGTCAAAGTGCTGCTTAGttgaagaggaagaaggaggCCAGAGGcaccaggaggaggaagaggatgctcTGTCCGATGCGCAGGGCGTTGTTGCACAAGTTTCCCTCACAGCAGTTCAGGCCCGCATCAGCTCCCAGTTGAGCAATCAGGGATCCAGAACAGACACTTCGGGATGCACATCCCTTCACCATCCCAACTGCAGGCACTTCAGAAACAAtgggaagaaaatgtaattttcaagaaataatatTGATGCATCTGCCTAAAGTTACCCTAGTTACCCTaggttaaaaaatatttaaaatttctGTGTTAATATTTAACATGGTAATTTGTACTCTTGGTTTTACAATCTGTGCATTTGGTTTGCCGATCCAGGGTATAGTCTGGCAAACTGAGCGCACAGTTTGCAAAACTGAGTGTACAgttttcagaattattatttgttttaccaAGGTACCTACAGGGGCTACATTTTAACCTCTTGCAGATTAAGTAACCAATATCTAATATTAttgcaattcaaattcaataacTCCTCCAAATTATTATAGCCATAATAATTTACCAGGTGGACATAAGTTCTCACATGTAAAGGGTAGGAATATGCCTCATCACTAAAAACAGATGTATAATGAATAATTCTGATTGAATGTGGTATTTATTGGTTTCAATGCAATACATTTCAGCTATAAGATGTTTTTTACAGAATGGTTTCCTTTACGCCAAAATATTCTGTCAGAACATTCTGGTTTGCTTTATGCAAAACAACATCAATGCCCAAATAATTAGTTAATaatgattaataattaattaataatgatcAATGCCCATATTTTTAGTTACATTCGTGCCATGTCTATTCCCAGCATAAAATTACAAGATAAGATAGTTCTCACCTGTGAACGTAAAGCAGCGATCTTCACTTCCCTGGCACTCCAAAGTACTTGTGCAGTTATCATCGGCTGCACAGGTGAAACACTTTTTTCCATTGGTGCTGGATTCTGGTAATGCTATAACAGGACAATAAGATAATGTGTGAATTCTGGACATTAAGTCAAAAAGAGACTTAAGAAGACGCAGGGAGCTCTGCCTTTTCATAACCATaacataaagtaaaaataaaaaagtaaaatggtaAACATTGAAGTTATGTGAGCTTGGAGTTGATGTCTAATTGTGAATCACCGGACTACCAATAAATCAGCCATTGGTTAATTCAGAGGTAAACCGCTACCTAATGAGGGAAATTAAACCATTGAACAAAAATTTCACTTAGCACCCTGTAATTCTCTtgtcaaaatgtaaatatggaatATTTACCTGGTGGTTCTTCATTGTTGCACAGGTTGGATTCACAGCATTGGGTCTCAACAGTTGTCATAGAGATTCCAGTGTTAAAAGAtccactgagacactgagctgGTATGGCGCATGACTTCACCTTTGTAGTAGTCTGGATCCCTCCTAAACACCCAAAGGCAGACGGGTCAAGAaagatcaaaaataaaaatcacaatcAACAAAGACAATTTGTCTCCATGTGAAATATGCAACACTGCTGTCGCCGGGAGTTGTATATCTTCAGCCATCAAATAACGCAATACAGTGTCACTTATTTAAATGGAGGATGAGTGCAgtgatttttatatatatttaaaaaatctaaatcaaagcCTGTTACATATAAAACACCCTGTAGGGGACATGAGTTTTTGGTCTAAATctcatacattttttgtcacccattttatgtcaaaaaaacTTTATGTTAACTTTTTTGCCAGGCCTCAGGAGTTTATATCATTTCTAATGTGTGTTTCACTTCAAGGCAAGCCTCAACAAACCTGTTTGTCCTCTTTTTCCTTATCAACCAAACCAGTAGACAAAAATAATCTATATTTTGCACATAATTATTTACACATAACCCATGACAAACTGAAAGACTGAAATCCTCCTCATCACAATTCAGATGATTCTGCTTGGAATCACTACAGACTAATGCCTGGAAAAAATGCCAAGTGCAAATTAGAGGCCATATCCCCTTGGGTGACTGTATAAGCTGATTTAGTAAAGGCTGTTGGTAAAAGAACACCTGCTAGCATGCACATCTTGTCGTCGTTCTAGCTCACCCGCGGTGACTGCTGCTGTGAAACTGGCACATTTGGTCTGGTTTGCTTGACATGTTCTTGGAGTCTGCGAACATGGTCCAGTACCAGTGGCTGCACACTCGAAACAATTCAGTGGGTATGCTAAAAtatatttggaaaaaaatacttattttattctttaaaaatatacagttgcaGACCCTTCTAAAGTACGAGCTCATTTCTATGTCACTCTTTATGAAAAGTTCTATTTAAAATCAGGACAATAAACAccaaatataatataacacaaaataattaccTCAACTGAATTTGGCATCTTAACAGAAGTAGCCAATCTAGCCTAGACTAAAGGCTTCTCAGTTTTCATGAACTGAGTGGGTGAATATTTCAGAAGGGCTGAACAATAGTCTGTAGGAGAATACTGTGTTAGACAGCGTAGCCTACATGTTAAACTAAATCCCACATTCCATTAATGACAACAATTTCAGTTTACATTATTGCTTTCGAACTGTCACGAGGGCAAGTTTTAGTGGTATTACCTTTGGAGAAGAGTGCGCACGTCAGGGCAATGGTGAATAGGAGTTTCATTGTGTCCAGTATTATACGCGCAATCCATGAAAACGAGACTGCGACCGTTTATATACTGTGAATCTGAGGAGCGTAAAGGCGTGACCCTGGTATAGATTCAAATCACTTCTCTGAATAGAAACTTAAAATTGTGCATGTAAATTGGGGCAATAGGTTTCAAACTGCAGAACATCTGTCCTGTCATGTCCATCAGGTAGACAACACTACTGAACAGGGCGCATGGTTTCTGTagcttattatattttataccgAATATGGCAGGGTGCAGTGAGGAAACTGCGTCTGCCGAAGTACATGCAGTTACAGTGTAATTATCGTGTCCTCCAAAAGTGTTCACACGCTTGATAAAGACTAGTAAGGATGACAATACATACAATATCGGTTATGAATCGTAATTGGACAATTATATTCCAAAATGCAAAATCTGCAATCTGTATCTTCTTAATACAACTATGACAGAGTAGGGAAGACCGGGGCACAAATGACCAgagggcatgttgaaacatggggattttgcataTTTGCGTTGGTGCAAGAataatgggtttgttttgactaATGTATTATAGCAATGTGCCTATCATGTGTGAGTGGCTGTACAATTTTGTAACGTCATCAATAGTAAGTAACAAAGCTTTTTCCAGTTCAGCTGGTTGTTCAGCCTTTTATATTTGTCCAATAGGAACAAAATATCCTCCATAACATGCTATTCTGATATATTTGATTACAGTGGAGCCTGAAACCTGAAACCTGGCAAACAGCCACCAGTGCAGCCGCAAACGCAAACGCAAAGACTGTTGCTGTATACGTTATTTGAATGCGCAATAGTTGTTTTCAAGAGTACATTGTTTACACTAattgtgatatttttgttttctaattgcACATTGACATTGATCACTTTTTATTTGGTTATTCTATTATTGGAGTGGACATTTTATATTGCACATTGGCATTcgtttttactttatatttggatattatattattgtatgtCATATTTAGTTGGTATAATAAAACTACTCCATTTGGAgacaaaatgatacatttcttgtacattcatgtatttttaatggatatTATACTGTGCACAAGGCTGTGCCATATCCAAAAGCTCCAGTAGATGGCAATAGACTCCTGTAATGGACATAAGTTGTATTTTCCAGCCAGTTTCCATTGGAAGTGGAAAATAACCCAGTTGGCACATTAATTGTGCCAAATTGTGCCAAATTGAGTGTCCGCCTGGTAGTATCCTTACTAAAACCTTTGTGGAGGCTTTGCCCTTTGCTCAAATTCTATCTAAATGTGGTACATTTGTAGTCAAGGACTTGCTGAAGATGAACAATGGCAATTTTCTACATGGAATCATTGTTGGCATGGTGTTATCCTCTGTCAGATAGGGGGGAAAAACAGGCGAGGAtagaaatttcacatttctccttTGGTTTATTCCAATTTACTCAGGCATAGTAACAGTCacaatcttttctttttctttttaggcgttttttctgaaaatacgGCTAGGGCTTAAcaggttaattaattaataatgatcAAGGTACAGACCATAAGAGCACATGTGCACATGGGACATTTGTACTTTGAACAATCGGCCATTTGTATCCGGGTAACATCACTTCTTGCAAAACTACGATGCCTCCGATGAGGATACAGAATCTTGTAAGCATATCTGCACGAAGTATACAGTATAAGACGTTTAAAACTGTTAAAACATCTGTCCTGTCATGTCCATCAGGTAGACAATACTACTGAACAGACAtggtttgttttaatttttttatactacATAATGTCATTCaaaattttattataatttttttaaactgttgtcTTTAACAATTCAATTTCTCTTCATAAAATCAGTCTCTGTGGTGGCTAACAATCCGTACTGGGCAAGTACACACTCCAGTCTCTGTCGGCTGTGGCTCCATCTCAGTCCCAGAGTTTGGTAATGGTTTAGTTACATTGACAACAGCTCTCATGAACAGCTCTcggtgttaacatggtcagccctctgtgttagcatggtccgctctctgtgttaacatggacagTGGAGAAAGGTAAGTGGAGAGAATACAATCGTGAACGAAAGGGAGAGGGATCGCAGAGCAAAATAACCAGTAAATAACTAACTGACTACCTAATTTAGAAGATCAACATGGTTCTCATAAGGTATGAAAAGGCTTTTGGCTCGGTCTCAAACAGGCAGGTTAAATATTCAGAACATGACACCAGACAATGTGGTAGGGTGTGTCTaattccaaaaaaaacccacaagagAACAGGATCTACAGTTGCAGTAAATATTTTGCGGTCATTCACCCTGCTAAACCGGTATCCTGTATCCTTTCATCTGGCAtctcacaatgagaaaatacatttgcaaatttTAGAGCTtctattttacatttcttattatattcttgttttttttttttacttttgaaacaAATGATTTGCATGACGCTTTACAGACACACCATGTATCTCCACCATGTAAGTAACTGATCCCAGTACCTTGCTGATTTTTCCTGTTATCCATTTTGTTCCTTCCCTTCCCCTGTAATTCCGGACAAGCACTGTTTTATCAACAGAAAAACTTCTTAAGGGACGACTGCAACTTTTTTGACTGACTGTATATGAACTTTTTTTATGTGAATCCATCACTTGGCTAAGATCAGGCTTTATCAGTGACAATCTAGTGCGCttaccctgaacagggttgcaggggggctggagcctatcccagcatacattggggcgaaaggcaggaatgaaCAGGTCactagtccatcgcagggcacacacaccattcactcacacacacatacctacagacaatttagactctccaatcagcctaacctgcatgtctttggactgtgggaggaaactggagtaccctgATGGACTAGTgacctgcctttcgcccaatgtatgctgggataggctccagcccccctgcaaccctgttcagggtaagcgggttaagataataggTGGATAGATCAAAACCTGGATCTCATGCATGCAATGCAACCCACTGGTGCAAACTGATCCAGTAGTAAGCCAGAAGAACTTGGAAGAGATTCTTGGTGGATAAAAATGAAGTAGTTAATTATAGGTTACTCTAATACATTGGCTCACTAAACATCAATTAACACTACCTGATTTGTTATATAACTTTCTATGTCTTATAGTATAAGTGGTTATataacacagagaggccctggccgacagggattcgaacccagggcctccttgctgtcaggtggcagtgctacccactgcaccatctgtgccaccacTGGTTTTGAGCCACGACAAAATaaagatacagtacattttataaCTTATCAAATAGATCAGGACCCTGGCCACGTTCCAATGTCGGCTGAAGTCTTGTGGCCGGATAGCCTGAATTTACATAGTTTTGAATGCTTATGTTGTGGTGCATGGAGCTTTAGCACTCAATATAAATGCTCAACATGTAGTATATCATTATCTCAACTGAGCGGAGGTGAGCTATTAATAAATGTTGCTTCTAGTGGCATCACGCATCAGTGGAGGGTCTGTGAATGTAGCCAGCACCTGTGGACCCATATTGATTCTGACCTTCCGATAGTGTTCTCAATCTCCATCAGCAAAAGCAAATTCACAATGTGAACAGCTCTGTCATAGTTGTATCTTCTTAATACAACTATGACAGAGTAGGGAAGACTTGCATATTTGCGTTGGTGCAAGAataatgggtttgttttgactttGTACAATTTTTAGACGTCATCAAGACGTTTTTAACAAAGCTTTTTCCAGTTCAGCTGGTTGTTCAGCCTTTTATTTTCGTCCAATAGAAACAAAATGTACTCCATAAGCATGTGTGACACACCTCAACTGTATTTATCCCTGTCGCGTAAAAACTTTGAATACTGATTTTGTGCCTTTGCTTACTCTCTCCCGCACTTTCTGCTTTTAACAGGATAGAAATATATGTTCATTTGCTAAACAAATATGTgcatcaaaaacataaaaaggtgCTGACCATCTCCACAGAAGGTTCGAggtaatgcttacattacaGTGCAATAGCATAAGGTTCCAGAAAATGCTTTGTTATCACCATGCAATGGGGGTGAATGACCGCAAAATATTTTAGACCGAGCCAAAAGCCtttccataccttttgagaACCATGTTGATCTTATAAATTAGGTAGTCAGTTAGTTATTAACTTGTTATTTTGCTCTGCGATCCCTTTCCCTTTCGTTCACGATTGTATTCTCTCCACTTAAGTTTCGCCACTGTCCATgtaaacacagagagctgacaatgtttgcacagagagctgaccatgttaataCAGAGAGAtgtccatgttaacacagagagatgTCCATGttagcacagagagctgaccatgttaacacagagagcttttacaatgtttttttttattaagtaatctaatt is a window of Conger conger chromosome 1, fConCon1.1, whole genome shotgun sequence DNA encoding:
- the LOC133142303 gene encoding urokinase plasminogen activator surface receptor-like, which gives rise to MKLLFTIALTCALFSKAYPLNCFECAATGTGPCSQTPRTCQANQTKCASFTAAVTAGGIQTTTKVKSCAIPAQCLSGSFNTGISMTTVETQCCESNLCNNEEPPALPESSTNGKKCFTCAADDNCTSTLECQGSEDRCFTFTVPAVGMVKGCASRSVCSGSLIAQLGADAGLNCCEGNLCNNALRIGQSILFLLLVPLASFFLFN